In the Piscinibacter sp. XHJ-5 genome, one interval contains:
- a CDS encoding DUF885 domain-containing protein, producing MTLTRFLSCIVVALWHCLAAADPGAALARLADRYYEAQARLDPVYSATLIGDNRFDDQLPITIAPAHRKKRFAMYREVRRELAAIPRGAPGTADALTHDLLAWQLELRLGFEPFNDHLLPLQQMDSVPLLLAIFASGQAEQPLQTAAQLEAYRRRIAQLPAWCDQAIANMREGMRLGIVQPRPVVAATLTQLRPLGHARLADNPFWSPARSLPASLSQADRRRLVAAYSDTVANRVAPAMRRLAHFVENEYLPASRELVGWSALPDGAAWYRQWVREQTTTDLAPEEIHAIGLQEVARIHAELARTAPQLGHQGDPRRLLAWVRTQDKFLPYRSEAQILEAYRAINETVTAHLPRLFGRQPKAALDIRAEPERTRATATDRYGIPAEDGTRPGIFWAVIPDPARYDATGMTALFLHEGQPGHHFQMAMQQEMKQLARFRQRLWINAYGEGWALYAETLGHEMGLYRDPAAHVGELRLEIARAARLVVDTGMHAKGWSREQAVAYWMDNVGASEVQAQQQIDRYLAWPAQALGYKLGSLKIQSLRQRAKQRLGDRFSMAAFHDAVLGEGPLPLSMLEARIDRWIDTQP from the coding sequence ATGACGCTCACCCGCTTTCTCTCCTGCATCGTCGTGGCGCTGTGGCACTGCCTCGCCGCCGCCGACCCCGGCGCCGCGCTGGCCAGGCTGGCCGACCGCTACTACGAGGCCCAGGCGCGGCTGGATCCGGTGTACTCCGCCACGCTCATCGGCGACAACCGCTTCGACGACCAGTTGCCGATCACCATCGCGCCGGCGCATCGGAAGAAGCGCTTCGCGATGTACCGAGAGGTCCGGCGCGAGCTGGCTGCCATCCCGCGCGGGGCGCCGGGCACTGCGGACGCGCTCACCCACGACCTGCTCGCATGGCAGCTCGAGCTGCGCCTCGGGTTCGAGCCCTTCAACGACCATCTGCTGCCGCTGCAGCAGATGGACTCGGTGCCCTTGCTGCTGGCCATCTTCGCCAGCGGCCAGGCCGAGCAGCCGCTGCAGACGGCGGCCCAGCTCGAGGCCTATCGGCGGCGCATCGCACAGCTTCCCGCTTGGTGCGATCAGGCGATCGCCAACATGCGCGAAGGCATGCGGCTGGGCATCGTGCAGCCCCGGCCTGTCGTCGCCGCCACGCTCACGCAGCTGCGACCGCTGGGCCATGCGAGGCTCGCGGACAACCCGTTCTGGTCGCCGGCCAGGAGCCTGCCAGCGTCCTTGTCGCAGGCCGACCGCCGCCGCCTCGTGGCCGCCTATTCCGACACGGTCGCGAACCGCGTGGCGCCGGCCATGCGCCGGCTCGCCCACTTCGTCGAGAACGAATACCTGCCGGCCAGCCGCGAGCTCGTCGGATGGAGCGCGCTGCCCGACGGCGCCGCGTGGTACCGCCAGTGGGTGCGTGAGCAGACGACGACGGACCTGGCGCCCGAGGAGATCCATGCCATCGGGCTGCAGGAAGTCGCGCGCATCCACGCAGAGCTCGCACGGACGGCTCCCCAGCTTGGTCATCAAGGCGATCCGCGCCGGCTGCTCGCCTGGGTGCGCACCCAGGACAAGTTCCTGCCTTACCGCAGCGAAGCGCAGATCCTCGAGGCCTACCGCGCGATCAACGAGACCGTGACGGCGCACCTTCCCCGGCTCTTCGGCCGCCAGCCGAAGGCGGCACTCGACATCCGCGCGGAGCCGGAGCGCACCCGCGCGACCGCGACCGACCGCTACGGCATCCCGGCCGAAGACGGCACACGGCCGGGCATCTTCTGGGCCGTGATCCCCGATCCGGCCCGGTACGACGCGACCGGCATGACCGCGCTCTTCCTGCACGAGGGCCAGCCCGGCCATCACTTCCAGATGGCGATGCAGCAGGAGATGAAGCAGCTGGCGCGGTTCCGCCAGCGCCTGTGGATCAATGCCTATGGCGAGGGCTGGGCGTTGTACGCCGAGACATTGGGCCACGAGATGGGGCTGTACCGGGACCCGGCCGCCCATGTCGGCGAACTGCGGCTCGAGATCGCACGGGCGGCACGGCTGGTCGTCGACACCGGCATGCACGCCAAGGGCTGGAGCCGCGAACAGGCGGTCGCCTACTGGATGGACAACGTCGGCGCCTCGGAGGTGCAGGCGCAGCAGCAGATCGACCGCTACCTGGCCTGGCCGGCGCAGGCGCTGGGCTACAAGCTCGGGTCGCTGAAGATCCAATCGCTGCGCCAGCGGGCGAAGCAACGGCTGGGCGACCGGTTCAGCATGGCGGCGTTCCACGATGCCGTGCTGGGAGAAGGGCCGCTGCCCTTGTCGATGCTCGAAGCACGGATCGATCGCTGGATCGACACGCAACCCTGA
- a CDS encoding ParA family protein produces the protein MPVIAVINRKGGSGKSTLATHLAAYCANRGMPVMLGDVDRQQSTQTWLKLRDARGLPQRAPLVGWVVDPRNVLRPPAGITRVVLDTPGGLRGLDLARVAMYADAVLMPVCNSVFDRTSAAECHAELMALPRVSAGRCKVAAIGMRLDARTKAAEVLQEWAGRLSLPFIGVLRETQAYVRCVEQGLTLFDMPAAQVQADLAQWKPILDWLEPVLNPVVEAAPPRPVPRVASVAVSPQREATVHRQPPLSELLIAPERRRGGWLDWLALPRLFQR, from the coding sequence ATGCCCGTCATCGCAGTCATCAACCGCAAGGGCGGCAGCGGCAAGAGCACGCTGGCGACACACCTTGCCGCGTACTGCGCGAACCGGGGCATGCCCGTGATGCTGGGCGACGTGGACCGCCAGCAATCCACCCAGACCTGGCTCAAGCTGCGCGACGCCCGCGGGCTGCCGCAACGCGCGCCGCTGGTCGGATGGGTGGTCGATCCGCGCAACGTGCTGCGTCCGCCCGCCGGCATCACGCGCGTCGTGCTCGACACGCCGGGCGGATTGCGCGGCCTCGACCTGGCGCGCGTGGCGATGTACGCCGACGCCGTCCTGATGCCGGTGTGCAACTCCGTCTTCGACCGCACGTCGGCCGCCGAATGCCATGCCGAGCTGATGGCACTGCCCCGGGTGAGCGCCGGCCGCTGCAAGGTGGCCGCCATCGGGATGCGGCTGGACGCGCGCACCAAGGCCGCCGAGGTGCTCCAGGAATGGGCCGGCCGCCTGTCGCTGCCCTTCATCGGCGTGCTGCGCGAGACCCAAGCCTACGTGCGCTGCGTCGAGCAGGGGCTCACGCTGTTCGACATGCCGGCTGCGCAGGTGCAGGCCGACCTCGCGCAATGGAAGCCCATCCTCGACTGGCTGGAGCCGGTGCTCAATCCGGTGGTCGAAGCGGCGCCGCCGCGGCCGGTGCCGCGCGTCGCTTCCGTCGCCGTCAGTCCGCAGCGCGAAGCCACCGTGCACCGGCAACCGCCGCTCAGCGAGCTGCTGATCGCGCCGGAGCGGCGTCGCGGCGGGTGGCTGGACTGGCTGGCGTTGCCGCGCCTTTTCCAGCGCTGA
- a CDS encoding protein phosphatase 2C domain-containing protein produces MSLITPLDPGSSRKRTAAQPAIDVRQSVHTTLFGRIASAVASSCGSVHGVNEDAHSMLDRSAALYVVADGVGGGAMAAMASRRLVAHLHSALEVDGIAADTVCQAMLDADRAIADSIAQLTDSPGAATVALCAPVNVLASKWLIAWVGDCRVYRLGAGTAQTLQSLTVDDTFEHLNETPPPGSSPDDPARMVGNGAVVRPNVALTEMAPGDLLVACSDGVHKHVRHEEWNRVLKSSQALSQRCEDLIGVARANGSTDDATVLLVQRGGVGVPRLPWGRRRDSDGPDTRSPEGAR; encoded by the coding sequence ATGAGCCTCATCACGCCCCTGGATCCGGGCTCGTCGCGCAAGCGCACCGCTGCCCAGCCCGCGATCGACGTGCGCCAATCGGTGCACACGACCCTGTTCGGCCGCATCGCATCGGCGGTCGCCTCGTCGTGCGGCAGCGTGCACGGCGTCAACGAGGACGCGCACAGCATGCTGGACCGCTCCGCCGCCCTCTACGTCGTCGCCGACGGCGTCGGCGGCGGCGCGATGGCGGCAATGGCGAGCCGCCGGCTGGTGGCGCACCTGCACAGCGCACTCGAGGTCGACGGCATCGCGGCCGATACCGTGTGCCAGGCGATGCTGGACGCCGATCGCGCCATCGCAGACAGCATCGCGCAGCTCACCGATTCGCCGGGTGCGGCGACCGTCGCACTGTGCGCACCGGTCAACGTGCTGGCCTCGAAGTGGCTGATCGCCTGGGTCGGCGACTGCCGCGTCTACCGGCTCGGCGCCGGCACGGCGCAAACGCTGCAGTCGCTGACGGTGGACGACACCTTCGAGCATCTGAACGAAACCCCGCCGCCCGGCAGCTCGCCGGACGATCCCGCGCGCATGGTCGGCAACGGCGCGGTGGTGCGCCCGAACGTCGCGCTCACCGAGATGGCGCCCGGAGATCTGCTGGTCGCGTGCAGCGACGGCGTGCACAAGCATGTGCGGCACGAGGAATGGAACCGCGTGCTCAAGAGTTCCCAGGCGCTGTCGCAGCGCTGCGAGGACCTGATCGGCGTGGCGCGCGCCAACGGCAGCACCGACGATGCGACCGTGCTTCTCGTGCAGCGCGGCGGCGTCGGCGTGCCGCGGCTGCCCTGGGGCCGCCGGCGCGACAGCGACGGCCCCGACACCCGGTCGCCGGAGGGTGCGCGATGA
- a CDS encoding FHA domain-containing protein: MSIKSWVLDRVHRMNGLVARADLPPREPMRGGSTPAPAADSTLTSADHLGPYGALIGAIREELEHFVVGHVRLHLAIADRDRFVLTSIGVRCPDDGQARDLLAQFMHEFKPEQVKRYLSREVIAGLPNASAIDLSQFAGLFDADAAEDAGEYRELLVALRGSAPAPAASAYQVSVLGRWSEIDPSLAAGAASSQFVNGATPATPLAGLRCEFEVEDGNGRRRVVLQSVVAGRRYMIGKGEGCDIRVAGAYTSRRHAEIWLDSGSWWVADAGSTNGIRVESTGGSVERCAATAQGAAGQAVRIADGARIVLSANAEGPPSDYPAVMLRPALAPASRVTPIAGAAPSPTTPLTPILARAADSALMLTARLATGERKLSLHAGALPLAVGRSRNQQLVIDRVHEAVSGHHLDIVDVDDAGVQVVVHGDNGVVVEGVPYPAGARFRWKVGDTMLLGPHGDSECTLTLSRAR, translated from the coding sequence ATGTCGATCAAATCGTGGGTTCTGGATCGCGTGCATCGGATGAACGGGCTGGTCGCGCGTGCGGACCTTCCGCCGCGCGAGCCGATGCGCGGCGGCTCCACGCCGGCGCCCGCGGCCGACTCGACGCTGACCAGCGCCGATCACCTCGGGCCGTACGGCGCCCTGATCGGCGCGATCCGCGAGGAGCTGGAGCATTTCGTCGTCGGCCATGTGCGGCTGCACCTCGCGATCGCCGACCGCGACCGCTTCGTGCTGACGTCCATCGGCGTGCGCTGCCCCGACGACGGACAGGCCCGCGACCTGCTCGCGCAGTTCATGCACGAGTTCAAGCCGGAGCAGGTCAAGCGCTACCTGTCGCGCGAGGTGATTGCCGGGCTGCCGAATGCCTCGGCGATCGACCTGTCGCAGTTCGCGGGCCTGTTCGACGCCGACGCGGCGGAAGACGCGGGCGAGTACCGCGAGCTGCTCGTCGCGCTGCGCGGCAGTGCGCCGGCGCCGGCGGCATCGGCCTACCAGGTCAGCGTGCTGGGCCGCTGGTCCGAGATCGACCCGAGCCTCGCGGCAGGCGCCGCCTCGAGCCAGTTCGTCAACGGCGCCACGCCGGCCACGCCGCTGGCCGGCCTGCGCTGCGAATTCGAGGTCGAAGACGGCAACGGCCGGCGGCGCGTCGTGCTGCAGTCGGTGGTGGCGGGCCGCCGCTACATGATCGGCAAGGGCGAGGGCTGCGACATCCGCGTGGCCGGCGCCTACACCAGCCGCCGCCACGCCGAGATCTGGCTCGACAGCGGCAGCTGGTGGGTGGCCGATGCGGGCTCCACCAACGGCATCCGGGTCGAATCGACCGGCGGATCGGTGGAGCGCTGCGCCGCGACCGCGCAAGGCGCAGCGGGGCAGGCGGTCCGCATCGCCGACGGCGCGCGCATCGTGCTGTCGGCGAATGCCGAGGGGCCCCCGAGCGACTACCCGGCGGTGATGCTGCGGCCTGCGCTGGCGCCGGCATCGCGCGTCACGCCCATCGCGGGCGCCGCGCCGTCGCCGACGACGCCCCTCACGCCCATCCTGGCGCGCGCCGCCGACAGCGCACTGATGCTCACCGCGCGGTTGGCCACCGGAGAGCGCAAGCTGTCGCTGCACGCCGGCGCGCTGCCGCTGGCGGTGGGGCGCTCGCGCAACCAGCAGCTCGTCATCGACCGGGTGCACGAAGCGGTGTCGGGCCACCACCTCGACATCGTCGACGTCGACGATGCGGGCGTGCAGGTGGTCGTTCATGGCGACAACGGCGTCGTCGTCGAAGGCGTGCCGTATCCCGCCGGCGCGCGCTTTCGCTGGAAGGTCGGCGACACCATGCTGCTCGGGCCGCATGGGGACTCGGAATGCACGCTGACGCTGTCGAGGGCGCGATGA
- a CDS encoding FtsW/RodA/SpoVE family cell cycle protein: MPVRRGVAAMLPSLVETLLVVAAIALLWPAFERLRAIDAGRDQRFADPGFWVQGLPEPTLPAVCGSHGAQADPAVRDRLCAARDVAPSALPPSRLPAVLTESIARAAHAFLAPVRQADARVAELRLQQREGIGELRELSDAIASVESDTRPFVERFQLGRGDAQGPAPLACAAGWMESAYAAAPAQDHPMARANGVLLLAAALDGHGAVEPLAAAALLPAAGAGVSPACLAQGLPAALAESAALMGGARQALLNARKNEAMRELLRTAGWQWAGWMLLGLVLLKSSRGLVQPAAGAAMALGVWTAVAWVSRVPWPFAGRAFEPARIDPEPWSMPAGFVFVLGGIALFGWMAAAMRPRAASSSPQAPSSRIGYPGMVLATGLGWLLLLDLSANGHLANRYLALYHQGHLWLGMLCLSMLLFLRQPLARGLAWTLSISGEMARRARIRFGAWRALAALALGTLAAVAVFGLALSNMRQVTSELGRLWLIVGAAWFFFLRGSPLAERLSRDGGPAWSALRYVWPLLFVVSVLIAAMLVTRDMGPLLIACYASGAFLAASVAMWWHQRSGRTASALAIAVVLFTLWIAVTTLTLFKVGAIDSVTAARLESLAAPLASTNDQLALVSWFQQAAPREGFGIGAVPWCGYAGGGCGGVPAQIHSDYTFTALVGVFGHAAAWAAAIGCAVWLHRLIRHHGRITRGEPRFMKRGGRWTHDAQAFLSWVAVAWVVLTLCQLGVTVAGNLAVLPLTGVTFPFVSFGMTSLVMNMGLLALALNMDLPTGGERHG; the protein is encoded by the coding sequence GTGCCTGTCCGCCGCGGCGTCGCCGCGATGCTGCCGTCGCTGGTCGAGACGCTGCTCGTGGTCGCCGCCATCGCGCTGCTGTGGCCGGCGTTCGAGCGGCTGCGCGCGATCGACGCGGGACGCGACCAGCGCTTCGCCGACCCCGGGTTCTGGGTGCAGGGACTGCCCGAGCCGACGCTGCCGGCCGTCTGCGGATCCCATGGAGCGCAAGCCGATCCGGCCGTCCGCGACCGGCTGTGCGCTGCGCGCGACGTGGCGCCGTCCGCGCTGCCGCCCAGCCGGCTGCCCGCCGTCCTGACCGAGTCGATCGCGCGTGCCGCGCATGCCTTCCTGGCCCCGGTGCGGCAGGCCGACGCCCGCGTGGCGGAGCTGCGGCTTCAGCAGCGCGAAGGCATCGGCGAGCTGCGCGAGCTGTCCGATGCGATCGCCTCGGTCGAATCCGACACGCGGCCCTTCGTCGAACGCTTCCAGCTCGGCCGCGGCGACGCGCAGGGGCCCGCACCGCTGGCCTGCGCCGCCGGGTGGATGGAGTCGGCGTACGCCGCAGCGCCTGCGCAGGACCACCCGATGGCGCGGGCCAACGGCGTGCTGCTGCTGGCCGCTGCCCTCGACGGCCACGGGGCCGTCGAGCCCTTGGCTGCCGCCGCACTGCTGCCGGCAGCGGGCGCGGGCGTGTCGCCGGCTTGCCTGGCGCAAGGGCTGCCGGCCGCCCTGGCCGAGTCGGCCGCGCTGATGGGCGGGGCGCGCCAGGCGCTGCTCAACGCCCGCAAGAACGAGGCGATGCGCGAGCTGCTGCGCACCGCCGGCTGGCAGTGGGCCGGCTGGATGCTGCTCGGCCTGGTGCTGCTCAAGTCCAGCCGCGGCCTGGTGCAGCCGGCCGCCGGGGCCGCCATGGCGCTGGGCGTGTGGACGGCGGTGGCGTGGGTGTCGCGCGTGCCGTGGCCGTTCGCGGGGCGCGCCTTCGAGCCGGCCCGCATCGACCCCGAGCCGTGGAGCATGCCCGCCGGCTTCGTCTTCGTGCTCGGCGGCATCGCGCTGTTCGGCTGGATGGCGGCGGCGATGCGGCCGCGCGCTGCCTCGTCCTCGCCGCAGGCGCCCAGCTCACGCATCGGCTACCCGGGCATGGTGCTCGCCACCGGGCTGGGCTGGCTGCTGCTGCTCGACCTGTCGGCCAACGGCCACCTCGCCAACCGCTACCTCGCGCTGTACCACCAGGGCCACCTGTGGCTGGGCATGCTGTGCCTGTCGATGCTGCTGTTCCTGCGCCAACCGCTGGCCCGCGGGCTGGCCTGGACCCTGTCGATCAGCGGCGAGATGGCGCGCCGGGCACGCATTCGCTTCGGCGCCTGGCGCGCGCTGGCGGCGCTGGCCCTCGGCACGCTGGCGGCGGTGGCGGTGTTCGGGCTGGCGCTGTCCAACATGCGCCAGGTCACCTCCGAGCTCGGGCGCCTGTGGCTGATCGTCGGCGCCGCGTGGTTCTTCTTCCTGCGCGGCAGCCCGCTGGCGGAGCGCCTGTCGCGCGACGGCGGCCCCGCCTGGTCGGCGCTGCGCTATGTCTGGCCGCTGCTGTTCGTGGTGTCGGTGCTGATCGCGGCGATGCTGGTCACGCGCGACATGGGGCCGCTGCTCATCGCGTGTTATGCGTCGGGCGCTTTCCTCGCGGCGTCGGTGGCGATGTGGTGGCACCAGCGCAGCGGACGCACGGCCAGCGCACTGGCGATCGCCGTCGTGCTGTTCACGCTGTGGATCGCGGTGACGACGCTGACCCTGTTCAAGGTGGGCGCCATCGACAGCGTCACCGCCGCGCGGCTCGAGAGCCTGGCCGCCCCGCTGGCCTCGACCAACGACCAGCTCGCGCTGGTGTCGTGGTTCCAGCAGGCCGCGCCGCGCGAAGGCTTCGGCATCGGCGCGGTGCCGTGGTGCGGCTATGCCGGCGGGGGATGCGGCGGCGTGCCGGCGCAGATCCACAGCGACTACACCTTCACCGCGCTGGTCGGCGTGTTCGGTCACGCCGCCGCCTGGGCGGCGGCGATCGGCTGCGCCGTCTGGCTGCACCGGCTCATCCGCCACCACGGCCGCATCACCCGCGGCGAGCCGCGCTTCATGAAGCGCGGCGGTCGCTGGACCCACGACGCGCAGGCGTTCCTGAGCTGGGTCGCGGTCGCCTGGGTGGTGCTCACGCTGTGCCAGCTGGGCGTGACGGTGGCCGGCAACCTGGCGGTGCTGCCGCTCACCGGCGTCACCTTTCCCTTCGTCAGCTTCGGCATGACCTCGCTGGTGATGAACATGGGCCTGCTCGCGCTGGCGCTCAACATGGACTTGCCGACCGGAGGAGAACGCCATGGCTGA
- a CDS encoding glycine zipper 2TM domain-containing protein — protein MKILRQVVAGAFVSLFVGLAMPALGQGRIGAAVGTAVRPELRVDGFDVEQVSDLSPGTALNFSLYGTAGGHAALRIDGARQRLPLREVQAGVYEGSYLIAAGDHITGDSRVTADLWMAEHAITAVLDEPLLLGGTLAAAPARGCEDCAVVEAVRPVEVMGRPGAFGAIAGGVLGAILGHQVGRGDGRTLAGVLGAVGGAYAGRELERRQQPRLRYDVVVRLPDGSAQTRRYESPPPFRVGDRLRVGGGAWLPDAAAH, from the coding sequence ATGAAGATCCTCCGCCAGGTGGTTGCAGGTGCATTCGTGTCCCTGTTCGTGGGGCTCGCCATGCCGGCCCTCGGACAAGGTCGCATCGGCGCGGCGGTGGGCACCGCGGTGCGGCCGGAGCTGCGTGTCGACGGCTTCGACGTCGAGCAGGTGAGCGACCTGTCGCCGGGTACCGCCCTGAACTTCAGCCTCTACGGCACGGCGGGCGGCCATGCCGCGCTGCGCATCGACGGTGCGCGGCAGCGACTGCCGCTGCGCGAGGTGCAGGCCGGCGTCTACGAAGGCAGCTACCTCATCGCAGCCGGCGACCACATCACCGGCGACAGCCGCGTCACCGCCGACCTGTGGATGGCCGAGCATGCGATCACCGCCGTGCTCGACGAGCCGCTGCTGCTGGGCGGCACGCTCGCGGCAGCGCCTGCGCGCGGCTGCGAGGATTGCGCCGTGGTCGAAGCCGTGCGTCCGGTCGAGGTCATGGGTCGTCCGGGGGCCTTCGGCGCGATCGCCGGCGGCGTGCTGGGCGCCATCCTGGGCCATCAGGTCGGCAGGGGCGACGGACGCACGCTGGCCGGCGTGCTCGGCGCCGTCGGGGGCGCCTATGCCGGGCGCGAGCTCGAACGCCGGCAGCAGCCGCGGCTGCGCTACGACGTGGTCGTGCGCCTGCCCGACGGCAGTGCACAGACCCGCCGCTACGAGTCGCCGCCGCCGTTCCGCGTGGGCGACCGTCTGAGGGTCGGCGGCGGCGCCTGGCTGCCTGACGCGGCGGCGCACTAG
- a CDS encoding TldD/PmbA family protein, which translates to MLEHLEAAARRTAPAVQHWAVRGVQETSEELTVRQGAAQAPSRCRDAGVMVTVIDRGGLGYAATSDASDSGLAAAFAEARALAHASAGRTVFDYGELPAMVPRGEYRSRVERPVATMTLRDKLDLLSSVSAATRLDDRIVDWLATLWTVETEQLYLTGDGGRAEQRFSHIIPNVQATATIDGITQTRSAHGQYNGFCQQGGLEVLERAQFASDGPRVAREALELAAAPHCPSGEMDVILMPDQMMLQIHESIGHPLELDRILGDERNFAGTSFVTLDMFGSYRYGSELLNVTHDPSRREQLASFAFDDDGAPAERQFIVRNGILERPLGGTVSLARARLLRPDIQGVATTRASSWNRAPIDRMSNLNVEPGSSTLADMIASIELGVMMRTNCSWSIDDSRNKFQFGCEYGQVIRNGRLAEVVRNPNYRGISATFWRSLAMVGDASTFEVMGTPFCGKGEPSQVIRVGHAAPACKFSRVAVFGGEA; encoded by the coding sequence ATGCTCGAACACCTCGAAGCTGCAGCGCGCCGCACGGCGCCGGCCGTGCAGCACTGGGCCGTGCGCGGCGTCCAGGAAACCTCCGAAGAACTCACCGTGCGCCAGGGTGCCGCCCAGGCCCCGAGCCGCTGTCGCGACGCCGGCGTGATGGTGACCGTGATCGACCGCGGCGGACTCGGCTACGCGGCCACCAGCGACGCCAGCGACAGCGGGCTGGCCGCGGCCTTCGCCGAGGCGCGCGCGCTGGCCCACGCCAGCGCCGGCCGCACGGTCTTCGATTACGGCGAGCTGCCGGCCATGGTGCCGCGCGGCGAGTACCGCAGCCGTGTGGAGCGACCGGTCGCGACGATGACGCTGAGGGACAAGCTCGACCTGCTGTCGTCGGTGAGTGCGGCAACCAGGCTCGACGACCGCATCGTCGACTGGCTGGCCACGCTGTGGACCGTCGAGACCGAGCAGCTCTACCTCACCGGCGACGGCGGCCGCGCCGAGCAGCGCTTCAGCCACATCATCCCCAACGTGCAGGCCACCGCCACCATCGACGGCATCACGCAGACGCGCTCGGCGCACGGCCAGTACAACGGCTTCTGCCAGCAGGGCGGCCTCGAGGTGCTCGAGCGCGCGCAGTTCGCGAGCGACGGGCCGCGGGTGGCGCGCGAAGCGCTCGAGCTGGCGGCGGCGCCGCACTGCCCGAGCGGCGAGATGGACGTGATCCTGATGCCCGACCAGATGATGCTGCAGATCCACGAGTCGATCGGCCATCCGCTGGAGCTCGACCGCATCCTCGGCGACGAGCGCAACTTCGCGGGCACCAGCTTCGTCACGCTGGACATGTTCGGCTCCTATCGCTACGGCAGCGAGCTGCTGAACGTGACCCACGACCCCAGCCGGCGCGAGCAGCTCGCGAGCTTCGCGTTCGACGACGACGGGGCGCCGGCCGAGCGGCAGTTCATCGTGCGCAACGGCATCCTCGAGCGGCCGCTGGGCGGCACGGTGTCGCTGGCGCGCGCGCGCCTGCTGCGACCCGACATCCAGGGCGTGGCGACCACGCGCGCTTCCAGCTGGAACCGCGCGCCCATCGACCGCATGAGCAACCTCAACGTCGAGCCGGGCAGCTCCACGCTGGCCGACATGATCGCCAGCATCGAGCTGGGTGTGATGATGCGCACCAACTGCTCGTGGAGCATCGACGACTCGCGCAACAAGTTCCAGTTCGGCTGCGAATACGGCCAGGTGATCCGCAACGGCCGTCTCGCCGAGGTGGTGCGCAACCCGAACTACCGTGGCATCAGCGCGACCTTCTGGCGCTCGCTCGCGATGGTCGGCGATGCGTCGACCTTCGAGGTGATGGGCACGCCGTTCTGCGGCAAGGGCGAGCCGTCGCAGGTGATCCGCGTCGGCCATGCGGCACCGGCCTGCAAGTTCAGCCGCGTGGCCGTCTTCGGCGGGGAGGCCTGA
- a CDS encoding metallopeptidase TldD-related protein: MNTLLTDKGFFESLAARICTPVADAERVTLFVKAESSDFIRFNRAAVRQATHVSQGQATLAVVQGSRRIESTLSLTGHLDIDHAALLAERTALLAQLADVPEDPYLLMPEAVDASSRHESGALPTPQALIAAATTAARGLDFVGFYAGGPVVRAFADSRGQRHWHHVESFHFDWCLYQQADKAVKTAYAGTHWDEAEFARRVATGAERLPLLALPPRALQPGAYRAYLTPTAMAELLGTLSWGGFGAQARRTGTSSLSRLEHRDVQLHAAITLSEDTARGIAPAFTAEGFAKPIGVSLIDAGRATGTLNSPRSARQYMLPANGANAQEAPESLRLEAGLLPESQVLARLDTGLYVSNLWYLNYSDRQACRMTGMTRFACFWVEDGRLVAPLPVMRFDDSFMRMFGDGLIGLTDSPELIPESGTYKERQLSSITTPGALVEGWRLTL, translated from the coding sequence ATGAACACCTTGCTGACCGACAAGGGCTTCTTCGAGTCGCTGGCCGCGCGCATCTGCACGCCGGTCGCGGACGCCGAGCGCGTCACGCTGTTCGTCAAGGCCGAGAGCTCCGACTTCATCCGGTTCAACCGCGCCGCGGTGCGCCAGGCCACTCATGTGAGCCAGGGCCAGGCGACGCTGGCCGTCGTGCAGGGCTCGCGGCGCATCGAGAGCACGCTGTCGCTCACCGGCCACCTCGACATCGATCATGCGGCGCTGCTGGCCGAACGCACCGCCCTGCTCGCCCAGCTGGCCGACGTGCCCGAGGACCCGTATCTGCTGATGCCGGAAGCCGTCGACGCGAGCAGCCGCCATGAAAGCGGCGCGCTGCCGACGCCGCAGGCGCTCATCGCTGCGGCCACCACGGCGGCGCGCGGACTCGACTTCGTCGGCTTCTACGCGGGCGGTCCGGTGGTGCGCGCCTTCGCCGACAGCCGGGGGCAGCGCCACTGGCACCACGTGGAAAGCTTCCACTTCGACTGGTGCCTGTACCAGCAGGCCGACAAGGCCGTGAAGACGGCGTATGCCGGCACGCACTGGGACGAGGCGGAGTTCGCCCGCCGTGTCGCGACCGGCGCCGAACGCCTGCCCCTGCTCGCGCTGCCGCCGCGCGCGCTGCAGCCGGGCGCCTATCGCGCCTACCTCACGCCCACCGCGATGGCCGAGCTGCTCGGCACGCTCAGCTGGGGCGGCTTCGGCGCGCAGGCGCGCCGCACCGGCACCTCGAGCCTGAGCCGGCTCGAGCACCGCGACGTCCAGCTGCACGCGGCCATCACGCTGTCCGAAGACACGGCACGCGGCATCGCGCCCGCCTTCACCGCCGAGGGCTTCGCCAAGCCGATCGGCGTGAGCCTGATCGATGCCGGACGCGCCACCGGCACGCTCAACTCGCCACGGTCGGCCCGCCAGTACATGCTGCCGGCCAACGGCGCGAATGCGCAGGAAGCGCCGGAGTCGCTGCGCCTCGAGGCGGGCCTGCTGCCCGAATCGCAGGTGCTCGCCCGGCTGGATACCGGCTTGTACGTCAGCAATCTCTGGTACCTGAACTACTCGGACCGCCAGGCCTGCCGCATGACCGGCATGACGCGTTTCGCCTGCTTCTGGGTCGAGGACGGACGCCTGGTCGCGCCGCTGCCCGTGATGCGTTTCGACGACTCGTTCATGCGCATGTTCGGCGACGGCCTCATCGGCCTCACCGACAGCCCGGAGCTGATTCCCGAGAGCGGGACGTACAAGGAGCGGCAGCTCAGCTCGATCACCACGCCGGGGGCGCTGGTGGAGGGGTGGCGGCTGACGCTGTGA